TGTTGTATCATGATTCAAATCATGCTGCATCAGTGATAGTTATGAGATGCCCTTTAGTGGAAGGTGTAAATGTTCTCACCTCACCACTACTGAAATGTAGCCCATCATCACCTGACCCCACCTGACCACTTCctcttcctgtttcctgtttcgTCCTTGTAGGAGAACCAGCTCCACTTCCTCCAGGATGACCTCTTCTCTGACCTCATCAACCTGAGCCAGCTCTTCTTGCATGGAAACCGTATCCGTACTCTGTCGGAGAACGTGTTCCGTGGCCTGGTCAACCTGGACCGCCTTCTTCTCCACGACAATCGTGTGCGCCAGGTTAACCGCCGGGCGTTCCGCGACCTCGGACGCCTCACCATGCTTTTCCTGTTCAACAACTCATTGGCTGAGCTCCCCGGTCAGGCTCTCCGTGACACCCAGGGCATCGAGTTCCTCCGTCTCAATGGGAACCCCTGGTCCTGTGGCTGCGAGGCCCTCCCCCTGTGGGAGTGGTTCCGTGGCGCCCGTGTCTCATCGTCCGAGCTGTTGTGTTCCTCCCCGTCCCCCCGCCGCGGGATGGACCTCCGCTTCCTCCGTGAGATGGACTTCGCCCTCTGCCCTCTCCCCGACCCCGGCACCCTGGCCGGCTCCACCACGAGGACCTTCAGCACCAAGACAAGATGGTGGTTCTCCAAGCACAAGCCCCAGTCCCAGACCAAGGCAGTGTTCGAGAAGAGCTCCGAGACCATCAAGGCCTTCCCGTTCCCCCAAGGGAAGAACAACCCACCCATTTTGACCTCCACCAATGTCAAGTACGAGCTCGGCGAGGAAGAGGCAGCGCTACCCAAACTCGACGCTGAGGAGTACTGGGCGAACTATGAGAACGAGGACGCCGGCACCACGCTGCGATGCTTCGAGCTCGAGTGTCCGCCTGACTTCGATGGCCTccctcccaactcctcctccaccccaacatcatccccctctctctcactcctcctcgCCCTCTCGCTACTCGCCATCTCCATCAATCTACACCTCATATTTGGCTGAATCAGACTTTAAGTACCCACTTCCCGTTCCTGTGTTTTGCCCCGGCCCCTCTCAGGGCATGGGGAACCCCTTGTTAAAGACTCTGTACCTCCCTAGTTAACCCTCTGATGTCCTACTGGATAACCTCTATCTCTGTCAGTAGTACATGACAGCAGGGGATACAAAGGGGGGGTTGGATTGTTACTTCTAACTTAATGCAGGGTTAAACAACAATGGCTGACAGTACATAGTACACTATTGtacatagtacagtatagtacagtacagtagtcaaCCAAGGCTGTTACTACAACAGGTGCATCTCACCTGTCTGGTGTGTTGGTTGCCGTGACGACGCCTGCAATCAGGGGTCAGTGGTCACCTGTAACGCTCTACAGCTAATACCAGTGCTACTTACTGTTGCGACTGCTGTAACTGTTGTCACTTGGAGGAATATTACAACTACAAGTGCTACGACTATTATATGCAtgttactacaactactactattccGAATACGTCTGCTACTACAAGTGCTATGATTACAGTTACGACAGTAACTACATTTCTACTGTTGTACGAACTCTGACAACTGTACTGTAAATCGGTAGGTGTACTTGATGGTGCAGAGCAGTTGGGATATCCTTCTTACATGTTGTCTACCATGATGCCTACTTTATAATGGATTGTTTACAGAAAAATagctaaggagagagagaaagaagggatgAAGGAATGAAAGAGAGGCAGTCACCAGCGTGTGAGAAGGTGAGAGAGGATATGTAGAGAGATAGGTAaaggtagagagacagaaagacacagagagaggatatgtagagagatatgtaaaggtagagagacagaaaggcagagagagtgatgagTTAAAAAGTTACCAAAGGAAGAAGCTAGAGGACAGAGAAggtggaagagaagagaagaaagcgcaacaggaaaggacagagagcgagggagagagggttgTCGAGATTCTCAATAATAAAGAGAACGGAAGAGAGGGAGCAAGGACAGCGCAGGCAATATAAATAAAGCAAAGGAATGTGAGACACGGTGAAATTAagaaacaaagaaagaaagagagagagaaaatgacagTACTGGCCCTTGACCATGAGATACTGAATAGGAGAAACAAGCAATCACTTCAGGTATTCAAGTTCAGTCTTTGTATAACTTCATGTCCTGTAAATATGACATCATCACCATAGAAGCCACAGGGGAAGGATGCTTCCTGTCTGGCAGTGTCAGTCGCTGTTCTGATTGGCTATCGCTGTTTGTTTGTGATGTCATTGACGGAATGCATGACGTGACCAGTGAATGACCAGTTTGAGAGATAAAAAGACCTATTGAGATTCTGAATAACGTTTGTGAGACTTTTCTTTGGGTGCAGCAGCAGCTGTTGTGTTTCAAACTGATTTTACTTGATCAATAATTGATCTCTTTAAgttctttgttctctctcttggaATGCTCACTCACTTCTTTGGAaggtgaaagtagtgcactacttttgacactgcactacatagggaacagggagcCATTTCAGACGGAGCCAATGACTGCTAGTCAGTCCTTTAGCCAAACAACTTGATGATGAGTAAACAAACAAATGAAATGTTTTCAACCCAGCCCCCCAATACCGTCTATCATACCCACCCCAATATCTccagtctaataccccccccacatcaactaAGCAGAATCAACTTAGTCCAACTAAGCAGAATCAACTTAGTCCAACTCAGTAGAATCAACTTAGTCCAACTCAGAAGAATCAACTTAGTCCAACTAAGAAGAA
This genomic interval from Salvelinus alpinus chromosome 6, SLU_Salpinus.1, whole genome shotgun sequence contains the following:
- the rtn4rl2a gene encoding reticulon-4 receptor-like 2a → MDTPTTARSRQCSFVRTCKSGLSLWLVVWLVLGKPGPSAACPHLCVCYPTPMTVSCQAQNFTSVPVGVPYDSQRVFLQNNRITELRVGSFGFGTQVLWLFSNNITWIEAGSFSELRDLEELDLGDNSHLRRLEGGAFRGLEKLQSLHMHRCKLTALPHDLFHKLYSLQFLYLQENQLHFLQDDLFSDLINLSQLFLHGNRIRTLSENVFRGLVNLDRLLLHDNRVRQVNRRAFRDLGRLTMLFLFNNSLAELPGQALRDTQGIEFLRLNGNPWSCGCEALPLWEWFRGARVSSSELLCSSPSPRRGMDLRFLREMDFALCPLPDPGTLAGSTTRTFSTKTRWWFSKHKPQSQTKAVFEKSSETIKAFPFPQGKNNPPILTSTNVKYELGEEEAALPKLDAEEYWANYENEDAGTTLRCFELECPPDFDGLPPNSSSTPTSSPSLSLLLALSLLAISINLHLIFG